A stretch of the TM7 phylum sp. oral taxon 349 genome encodes the following:
- the rplS gene encoding 50S ribosomal protein L19, with protein sequence MSFALIQKVNDEQKKAQVVDVRSGDTVRVHQKIKEGSKERIQMFEGVVIRTDNKGQHTSRITVRKVASGIGVEKSFLLHSPLVEKVEVVRRAKVRRNFLSYLRQRSGKSARLTAVQFDREAVNAIRDEHAEAEAERLKEEKAKAAAEKKAAEDAKQAELDAKAAEVAARHKEV encoded by the coding sequence ATGAGTTTTGCACTGATTCAAAAGGTGAACGACGAGCAGAAAAAAGCCCAAGTCGTTGATGTGCGTAGCGGTGATACGGTGCGCGTGCATCAAAAAATTAAAGAGGGTAGCAAAGAGCGCATTCAAATGTTTGAAGGTGTAGTGATTCGTACTGATAACAAGGGGCAACACACGAGTCGCATTACCGTACGCAAGGTCGCGAGCGGTATTGGTGTGGAGAAATCGTTTTTGTTACATAGTCCACTAGTTGAAAAAGTTGAGGTTGTGCGTCGCGCAAAGGTTCGCCGTAACTTCCTTAGCTACTTGCGCCAGCGTAGCGGTAAATCGGCTCGCTTGACTGCTGTACAGTTTGATCGCGAGGCTGTTAATGCAATTCGCGATGAGCATGCCGAAGCCGAGGCGGAGCGTCTGAAAGAAGAGAAGGCTAAAGCGGCTGCCGAGAAGAAAGCCGCGGAAGATGCGAAGCAAGCCGAACTTGATGCTAAGGCGGCGGAGGTCGCAGCGCGGCATAAAGAAGTATAG
- a CDS encoding ribonuclease HII, translating to MILGIDEVGRGSWAGPLVVGAVALGGAQIDGLTDSKKLTKKQREALYIEIRKRAAGYGLGWVSAVEIDDVGLSMALCLATRRAVEAVDKTGASYHEIIIDGTVNFLRDTSKGRFVTTIKKADLLVPSVSAASIIAKVARDNYMAEQGARYPAYGFGSNAGYGVAKHRVAIEQFGVTPLHRLSFAPLAKYQARTPF from the coding sequence ATGATTCTTGGCATCGACGAAGTCGGACGCGGGTCGTGGGCGGGACCACTGGTGGTTGGTGCGGTGGCGCTTGGTGGCGCGCAAATTGATGGTTTAACGGATAGTAAAAAGCTGACGAAAAAACAGCGTGAGGCATTATATATTGAGATTCGCAAACGAGCGGCTGGCTATGGTTTGGGCTGGGTGAGTGCGGTGGAAATTGACGATGTTGGTTTGAGTATGGCACTATGTCTGGCAACACGTCGGGCAGTTGAAGCGGTTGATAAAACTGGTGCGAGTTATCACGAAATTATCATTGACGGGACGGTGAACTTTCTGCGAGATACGAGCAAAGGGCGGTTCGTGACGACGATAAAGAAGGCAGATTTGCTGGTCCCGAGTGTCTCGGCGGCATCAATTATCGCGAAAGTTGCAAGGGATAACTACATGGCTGAGCAAGGTGCGCGTTATCCTGCGTATGGTTTTGGCAGTAATGCGGGTTACGGCGTAGCAAAACATCGGGTTGCGATTGAGCAATTTGGTGTAACGCCATTGCATCGGTTGAGCTTCGCGCCGCTAGCGAAATATCAAGCGCGAACGCCGTTCTAA
- a CDS encoding TrmH family RNA methyltransferase — MREVIVIAHNIRSTYNVGAIFRTCEGLGIRQIIISGYTPYPDVSLTTAAPACAYSDGEIHQTDLRLPHIREKVTKQIHKTALGAETIVPFEHCDAPDFSELRANGYRIAALEQAENSINLADYQAPEKLALLLGEEVYGVPTELLCQVDDIIEIPMYGQKESFNVSVAAGIALYELTK; from the coding sequence ATGAGAGAGGTTATCGTAATCGCGCACAATATTCGTTCAACATACAACGTAGGAGCAATTTTTCGCACCTGCGAGGGACTAGGTATCCGCCAAATTATCATAAGCGGCTACACGCCATATCCCGACGTATCACTCACCACCGCCGCACCAGCCTGCGCATATAGCGACGGCGAGATTCACCAGACTGATCTGCGCTTACCGCACATCCGCGAAAAAGTTACAAAACAAATTCATAAAACAGCGCTTGGCGCCGAAACAATCGTGCCGTTTGAGCACTGCGATGCACCGGATTTTAGCGAGCTGCGGGCAAACGGCTATCGGATCGCAGCACTTGAGCAAGCAGAAAATTCGATCAATCTCGCAGACTACCAAGCACCCGAAAAACTTGCGCTATTACTCGGTGAAGAGGTCTACGGTGTACCAACAGAACTGCTATGCCAAGTTGACGATATTATTGAAATACCAATGTATGGACAAAAAGAGTCGTTCAATGTGTCGGTAGCAGCAGGAATTGCGCTATACGAATTAACAAAATAA
- a CDS encoding YraN family protein — MSQLLAIQVKRPSQKSSLLIGMRCDVMCNWRMKWREVDVVSRRDGGKLYFTEVKYCKNTVHGDGLAATTLRKQW, encoded by the coding sequence GTGTCGCAATTATTGGCAATACAGGTGAAGCGACCGTCGCAGAAAAGCTCGCTGCTGATAGGCATGAGATGTGATGTGATGTGTAATTGGCGCATGAAGTGGCGTGAGGTTGACGTCGTATCGCGCCGTGATGGCGGTAAATTATATTTTACTGAGGTAAAGTACTGCAAAAACACTGTTCATGGTGATGGTCTGGCGGCAACTACTTTACGCAAGCAATGGTAG
- a CDS encoding type II/IV secretion system protein, whose translation MNEEEIQRRRREQDERATQRRAAILGLPYLDTRELEHAIPLVKDILPVQQMHQDRIVPLVRGGNEVMYQFGVTSQTPQSVLQVMRRQYEERGDQIQFSLISLSGYRALMLRYDPPRPTEYQDIKIAKEGDSDTIAQVSQTLNTVTSSDLFDFIIQQADRLGASDIHIENERDNIRVRLRVDGALHPVAHLERDRYRVIMGELASRAGISTAAYQSQSGHMQREITTEQGTHLLNIRVETVPTVYGQDAVLRLFNFDESLLNLDLLGIPPRQRREIDEVVSHPRGLMLMVGPTGSGKSTTLYSVLNALNTSDRKLITLEDPVEYSLSGISQIPIDTTHGQSFADGLRSVLRLDPDVVMVGEIRDTDTARTAIQASITGHLVLSSFHANSTSAAFSRMIDMIGVNPIFSSAIRLVIAQRLVRRLVDTTKEEYEPDEATRNYVKRVLAGIPANVECPDLDTFKLWRPKPSNDAPFGYRGRIVIMEQLIVTEEIQKYIRGDVEDIHPESIEQTAKAEGMLTLEQVGVLAALRGDTTLEEIGRVI comes from the coding sequence GTGAACGAAGAAGAAATCCAGCGTAGACGTCGTGAACAAGACGAGCGCGCCACGCAGCGCCGTGCGGCGATTTTAGGGCTGCCATACTTAGATACGCGCGAGTTAGAGCATGCAATTCCGCTCGTCAAAGATATACTTCCAGTGCAGCAAATGCATCAGGACCGAATTGTACCGCTGGTGCGAGGCGGCAACGAAGTGATGTATCAATTTGGCGTGACGTCGCAGACACCGCAGTCAGTGCTGCAAGTCATGCGTCGCCAGTACGAAGAACGCGGTGATCAGATTCAATTTTCGCTGATCAGTTTGAGTGGCTACCGCGCGCTTATGTTGCGCTATGACCCGCCGCGCCCTACTGAGTATCAGGATATTAAAATCGCCAAAGAGGGCGATAGCGATACGATTGCGCAAGTTAGCCAAACGCTTAATACAGTGACGAGTAGTGACCTGTTTGATTTTATTATTCAACAGGCAGATCGATTAGGTGCGAGTGATATTCATATTGAAAATGAGCGCGATAACATTCGTGTACGTCTGCGTGTGGATGGTGCGTTGCATCCGGTAGCACATTTGGAGCGCGATCGTTACCGTGTGATTATGGGCGAACTTGCGAGTCGTGCCGGTATTAGTACGGCGGCATATCAATCGCAGTCGGGGCACATGCAGCGTGAAATTACGACCGAACAGGGCACGCACTTGCTTAACATCCGCGTTGAGACTGTGCCGACGGTGTATGGACAAGACGCGGTGTTGCGTTTGTTCAACTTTGATGAGAGTTTGCTGAACTTAGACTTGCTAGGCATACCGCCGCGCCAGCGCCGTGAAATCGACGAAGTGGTGAGTCATCCGCGCGGACTTATGCTGATGGTTGGACCGACAGGCAGCGGTAAATCGACAACGCTCTATAGTGTGTTGAATGCGTTGAATACTTCTGACCGCAAGCTGATTACGCTTGAAGATCCGGTTGAGTACAGTTTGAGTGGCATTTCGCAGATTCCGATCGACACGACGCATGGGCAGAGTTTCGCGGACGGGCTGCGCAGCGTGCTTCGTCTTGACCCGGACGTCGTGATGGTTGGCGAGATTCGCGACACCGACACAGCGCGCACCGCGATTCAGGCGTCGATTACGGGGCATTTGGTGCTGTCAAGCTTTCACGCAAATTCAACGAGTGCGGCGTTTAGTCGTATGATTGATATGATTGGCGTGAATCCGATTTTCTCAAGTGCGATTCGCTTGGTGATCGCGCAGCGCTTAGTGCGTCGGTTGGTCGATACGACGAAAGAAGAATACGAGCCGGACGAGGCGACGCGTAATTATGTGAAGCGCGTGTTGGCAGGTATACCAGCTAATGTTGAGTGTCCGGATTTAGATACGTTTAAGTTGTGGCGGCCGAAGCCCAGTAATGACGCGCCGTTTGGTTATAGGGGGCGTATTGTGATTATGGAGCAGCTAATCGTGACCGAGGAAATCCAGAAATATATTCGCGGCGATGTTGAAGATATCCATCCAGAATCAATTGAACAAACTGCCAAAGCTGAAGGTATGTTGACATTGGAACAAGTCGGCGTGCTGGCTGCGCTCCGCGGCGACACGACATTAGAAGAGATTGGACGAGTTATATAA